A genomic region of Chelmon rostratus isolate fCheRos1 chromosome 8, fCheRos1.pri, whole genome shotgun sequence contains the following coding sequences:
- the LOC121610710 gene encoding uncharacterized protein LOC121610710 yields MSSPVHLRVVFGGDDARKLSLMSGIPASVDQLVHEIKTAFGLVQQFRLQYKDADFGNEYVNLMSTSKIRDRDTLKVVFFACEETSSSIPGTLPSCSTSTPLTFPTTSHSSSSITPLSSPSLEEGGFSSDHSFGSADTIILDPAPESRTSSWPPLFIVPNFSYFAEIQLQRANAEFRANGTHLTPPPKLRMDILEGMAEQIFKYTAYPSDSQIEEAAEVLVHVHPCLRQRGTRGGHEGWKQYLKTKVANFRTKLCKIGHPEVCVNSFKNKRKGQEKAAANIKKTRKAEVNFLPSLPYGETRESLENEREALLTEVKKRHTETGCGQGENAEDLLLQTSRDCPGLTFSL; encoded by the coding sequence ATGTCAAGTCCCGTCCACCTGAGAGTTGTGTTTGGAGGAGATGATGCCAGAAAACTTAGCCTGATGTCAGGAATACCAGCGTCTGTGGATCAACTTGTCCATGAGATAAAGACTGCTTTTGGACTTGTGCAGCAGTTCAGACTCCAGTATAAAGATGCAGATTTTGGAAATGAATATGTCAATCTTATGTCAACCAGTAAAATAAGAGACAGGGATACTTTGAAAGTGGTATTTTTTGCATGTGAAGAAACTAGCTCCAGCATCCCAGGGACTCTACCATCTTGCAGCACCAGCACCCCACTGACTTTTCCCACTAcatctcacagcagcagctctataACCCCCCTCAGCTCTCCATCCTTGGAAGAGGGTGGTTTTTCCTCTGATCACTCGTTTGGCAGTGCAGACACTATCATTTTAGATCCAGCTCCAGAGTCAAGAACGTCTTCATGGCCTCCACTCTTCATTGTTCCcaatttttcatattttgctgAAATTCAACTTCAAAGAGCAAATGCAGAATTCAGAGCAAATGGCACTCATCTAACCCCTCCCCCAAAGCTAAGAATGGATATCCTTGAAGGCATGGCTGAACAGATCTTCAAATACACAGCATACCCCAGTGACTCCCAAATTGAGGAGGCTGCTGAGGTCTTGGTGCATGTTCATCCATGTTTGAGGCAAAGAGGAACTCGAGGTGGCCATGAAGGATGGAAACAGTATCTAAAGACAAAAGTTGCTAATTTTCGCACAAAATTGTGCAAGATTGGACACCCAGAAGTCTGTGTAAACTCTTTCAAGAATAAGCGCAAAGGTCAAGAAAAAGCAGCTGCAAacatcaaaaaaacaagaaaagcagaggTCAACTTTCTCCCATCCCTCCCCTACGGCGAAACAAGAGAGAGTCttgagaatgaaagagaagcTCTCTTAACAGAGGtgaaaaagagacacacagagacaggctgTGGTCAAGGAGAAAATGCAGAAGACCTTCTCCTGCAGACGTCAAGAGATTGTCCAGGACTCACCTTTAGTCTCTGA